Proteins from one Planctomycetota bacterium genomic window:
- the carB gene encoding carbamoyl-phosphate synthase large subunit: MPKRKDLKKLMLIGSGPIVIGQAAEFDFSGSQACRSLKEEGFEVILVNSNPATIQTDIDLANKVYMEPLTAEVLAKILAKEKPQGILSGMGGQTALNLCSELSEKSVLKKYGTELLGSSAESIAASEDRDLFRKLMNDINEPIPRSFACNSLAQVLETVPKVGGYPVIVRAAYTLGGTGSGVAENRQHLEGIVTMGLAYSRIKQVLIEECVLGWAEYEYEIMRDGADNCIIICNMENLDPMGIHTGESIVVAPSQTLSDRDHQIFRNASLKIIRALGIKGGCNIQFAFNQLTGQYRVIEVNPRVSRSSALASKATGYPIARVAAKIAVGLNLDEIPNPVTGKTYAAFEPALDYVVMKIPRWPFDKFRTVERRIGTQMKSTGEVMAIGRTIEESILKAIRSLETDKIGLEAEAWSEATLVSELVEPTDKRLFAIAEALRRGYKPSTISDLTKWDIFFIHKIENMVRAERKLKAAGIKGLTKDFLLELKRTGFSDEYIASVIGKEEKDIRDKRHELGISPTYNMVDTCAAEFEAATPYFYSTYENGEFNRRDAKDAENKSEIQKILIVGGGPIRIGQGIEFDYCCVHGVQTIREEGIKAIIVNNNPETVSTDFDISDKLYFEPLTLEDVLNVIEEEKPYGVILQFGGQTSVNLAMPLQEILSKRPDLKTRILGTPPDSIDMAEDRSRFEALMKKMGINQPPAGTGYSFEEVRKLAEQITYPVLVRPSYVLGGRGMEIVHNEKELEFYMASAVRVSKKHPVLVDKYLSNAIEIDVDAVSDGKDVFIGAIMEHIEEAGVHSGDATCVIPPQTLSKDIINEINRVTREVTLALKTVGLINIQLAIKDNLVYMIEANPRASRTVPYVSKTIGIPLAKIATKLMLNKTLKELGLTETPTQNYVSVKAPVFPFMKLPGVDSILGPEMKSTGEVMGIDNSFGLAYYKAFLASGNLLPLSGQVYLTVCDSDKEKIVPVVRKLVDNGLNIIATKGTAEFLRSHNVPATTVWRISERQTPNALSLMREGKVQLIINTPTEGSGPKRDGYRMRRLAVESGIPFITTVTAARAVANAIELMKKGELKVNSLNEYLSKHSNKITAPTEQASQTL; the protein is encoded by the coding sequence ATGCCAAAGCGCAAAGACCTAAAAAAGCTGATGCTTATCGGCTCGGGGCCCATTGTCATCGGGCAGGCGGCCGAATTCGATTTCTCCGGCTCGCAGGCCTGCCGCTCGCTTAAGGAGGAAGGCTTTGAGGTAATCCTGGTCAATTCCAACCCGGCAACCATTCAGACTGATATTGATTTGGCGAATAAAGTTTATATGGAACCCCTGACCGCAGAAGTCTTGGCAAAAATCCTGGCAAAGGAAAAGCCGCAGGGGATTCTTTCCGGTATGGGAGGCCAGACCGCGCTTAACCTCTGCTCAGAATTATCGGAAAAAAGCGTCCTGAAAAAATACGGGACGGAATTACTGGGCAGTTCCGCCGAATCAATCGCCGCCTCCGAAGACCGCGACTTATTCCGCAAATTAATGAACGATATCAACGAGCCCATCCCGCGCAGTTTCGCCTGCAATTCCCTGGCGCAGGTTCTGGAAACGGTCCCCAAAGTCGGCGGCTACCCGGTCATCGTCCGCGCCGCTTATACGCTCGGCGGCACCGGCAGCGGCGTCGCGGAAAACCGACAGCACCTTGAGGGAATCGTGACTATGGGGCTGGCTTATTCGCGCATCAAGCAGGTCTTGATCGAGGAATGCGTCTTGGGCTGGGCGGAATATGAATACGAAATCATGCGCGACGGTGCCGATAACTGCATTATTATATGTAATATGGAAAACTTGGACCCAATGGGCATCCATACGGGCGAAAGCATCGTGGTTGCCCCCTCGCAAACCCTTTCCGACCGCGACCACCAGATTTTCAGGAACGCCTCGCTTAAAATTATCCGCGCGCTGGGCATTAAAGGCGGTTGCAATATTCAGTTCGCTTTTAACCAGCTGACCGGCCAATACCGCGTGATTGAGGTTAATCCGCGCGTCTCACGTTCAAGCGCACTGGCATCCAAGGCGACCGGCTACCCGATTGCCCGCGTCGCAGCCAAAATCGCCGTAGGGCTTAACCTGGATGAAATTCCTAATCCCGTCACCGGGAAAACCTACGCCGCGTTCGAACCGGCGCTGGATTACGTCGTCATGAAAATCCCGCGCTGGCCGTTTGATAAATTCCGCACCGTCGAGCGCCGCATTGGGACGCAGATGAAATCCACCGGCGAAGTCATGGCCATCGGCCGGACGATTGAGGAATCCATCCTTAAAGCCATCCGCAGCCTGGAAACGGATAAAATCGGGCTCGAGGCCGAAGCCTGGTCGGAAGCGACGCTGGTAAGCGAACTGGTCGAGCCGACCGACAAGCGCCTCTTCGCCATTGCCGAAGCATTGCGCCGCGGCTATAAGCCCAGCACCATTTCCGACCTGACCAAATGGGATATCTTCTTCATCCATAAGATAGAAAATATGGTCCGTGCGGAAAGAAAGCTCAAAGCCGCAGGCATTAAAGGATTGACCAAGGATTTCCTGTTGGAACTCAAGCGCACCGGCTTCTCCGATGAATACATCGCCTCTGTCATTGGCAAGGAAGAAAAAGATATCCGCGACAAACGGCACGAACTCGGTATTTCCCCTACATATAATATGGTCGATACCTGCGCCGCGGAGTTCGAGGCCGCCACCCCGTATTTTTATTCAACATACGAGAACGGAGAATTCAACCGCAGAGACGCAAAGGACGCAGAGAATAAATCAGAAATCCAAAAAATCCTGATTGTCGGCGGCGGACCCATCAGAATCGGACAGGGAATCGAATTCGATTACTGCTGTGTCCATGGCGTCCAGACTATCCGGGAAGAAGGCATAAAAGCAATCATCGTCAACAATAATCCGGAAACCGTCTCGACCGATTTCGATATATCGGATAAACTCTATTTCGAGCCGCTCACACTGGAAGACGTTTTAAACGTCATCGAGGAAGAAAAACCCTATGGCGTCATCCTCCAGTTCGGCGGTCAGACCTCGGTAAACCTGGCAATGCCTTTGCAGGAAATATTATCCAAGCGCCCGGATTTAAAGACGCGGATTCTTGGGACGCCGCCGGATTCAATCGATATGGCTGAAGACCGTAGCCGCTTTGAAGCGCTCATGAAAAAGATGGGTATCAACCAGCCGCCGGCCGGCACGGGTTACTCTTTCGAGGAAGTAAGGAAACTCGCCGAACAAATCACTTACCCTGTTCTCGTCCGCCCCAGTTACGTCCTGGGCGGACGCGGGATGGAAATAGTCCATAACGAAAAAGAGCTTGAATTCTATATGGCATCTGCCGTCCGGGTTTCCAAGAAACACCCGGTCCTGGTGGATAAATACCTCTCGAACGCCATAGAAATAGATGTCGATGCGGTATCGGACGGCAAAGATGTTTTTATCGGCGCCATCATGGAACATATCGAGGAAGCCGGCGTCCATTCGGGTGATGCCACCTGCGTCATCCCGCCCCAGACGCTCTCTAAAGACATCATCAATGAAATCAACCGCGTCACCCGCGAAGTCACCCTCGCCCTGAAGACCGTCGGTCTTATAAATATCCAACTGGCAATTAAGGATAATCTTGTTTACATGATAGAAGCCAATCCGCGCGCCAGCCGGACCGTTCCATATGTCTCCAAAACCATCGGAATCCCGCTGGCGAAAATCGCCACTAAACTGATGTTGAATAAAACGCTTAAAGAACTCGGCTTGACCGAAACTCCCACTCAGAATTACGTCTCTGTCAAGGCGCCGGTCTTCCCCTTTATGAAACTGCCGGGTGTCGATTCCATCCTCGGCCCGGAAATGAAATCCACCGGCGAGGTCATGGGAATAGATAACTCCTTCGGGCTGGCCTATTACAAGGCGTTCCTGGCAAGCGGCAACCTTTTACCTTTGAGCGGGCAGGTATATCTCACGGTCTGCGACAGCGATAAGGAAAAAATAGTCCCGGTCGTCCGGAAACTGGTTGATAATGGCTTGAATATCATTGCAACCAAAGGCACGGCCGAGTTTTTAAGGAGCCATAATGTCCCGGCAACCACGGTCTGGAGAATCAGCGAGCGGCAGACCCCCAACGCGCTTTCCCTGATGCGCGAAGGAAAGGTGCAATTGATTATTAACACCCCCACCGAAGGAAGCGGACCCAAGCGCGACGGATATAGGATGCGCAGATTGGCGGTGGAATCCGGGATTCCCTTTATCACCACGGTCACCGCGGCACGCGCCGTTGCCAATGCCATCGAGCTCATGAAAAAGGGAGAGCTCAAAGTAAATTCCCTTAATGAATACCTGAGTAAACACTCCAATAAAATAACCGCTCCAACCGAACAGGCTTCGCAAACACTTTAG
- a CDS encoding ChaN family lipoprotein, with amino-acid sequence MKNMNMWILLMVGLMVILPFISQCSNGSNKESVSPGDEDKPSSQVDSKPVEKPVQEPVVKPEPVKPVEPEPKAVFPEATAANLRNLSIEELYTKFVDVSAKEIIDFDTMIQRLKGIQAIYTGESHTSTEQHKLQLDVISALYKNNKKVAVGFEFLQRPMQPEADKFSAGKITEEELFKTISKTFGNWYRHYQPIWKFIGKNGIKAVAMNVDNALKEKYYQKGWDGLSDDEKKLVAKDIDTSNVEHREYVLAQFGGMIKSGIMTPDKIERLYWGQCVWDETFGESIANYLKEVNDLEAQIVIILGRAHAEYKFNTPNRALKRYDKLTFKTIIPIELNKQGQVDFEKLLSSGIGDFLAFTPISTNPDQPKMPRMPIK; translated from the coding sequence ATGAAGAACATGAATATGTGGATACTGCTGATGGTAGGATTAATGGTTATTCTTCCCTTTATAAGCCAATGTTCTAACGGCTCAAATAAGGAAAGCGTTTCTCCAGGCGATGAAGACAAGCCTTCTTCCCAAGTCGATTCCAAGCCAGTAGAAAAACCGGTTCAGGAACCGGTCGTAAAACCCGAACCGGTCAAGCCGGTTGAACCGGAACCCAAAGCCGTATTCCCGGAAGCAACCGCGGCAAACTTAAGAAACCTTAGCATTGAAGAGCTTTACACCAAGTTTGTGGATGTTTCCGCAAAAGAAATAATAGATTTCGATACGATGATTCAGCGGCTGAAAGGCATCCAGGCGATCTATACCGGGGAAAGCCATACCAGCACCGAACAGCATAAACTCCAGCTGGATGTCATTTCCGCGCTTTATAAGAATAACAAGAAGGTCGCAGTGGGTTTTGAATTCCTCCAGCGCCCGATGCAACCGGAAGCGGATAAGTTTTCGGCAGGCAAAATAACCGAGGAAGAATTGTTTAAAACGATTTCCAAAACATTCGGCAATTGGTATCGCCATTACCAGCCGATTTGGAAATTCATCGGTAAAAATGGCATTAAAGCGGTAGCTATGAACGTGGATAATGCGCTTAAAGAAAAATATTACCAGAAAGGCTGGGACGGCCTTAGCGACGATGAAAAGAAGCTCGTTGCAAAAGATATCGATACATCCAATGTCGAGCACCGCGAATATGTTCTTGCCCAATTCGGTGGTATGATTAAGAGCGGCATAATGACTCCTGATAAAATAGAACGGTTGTATTGGGGACAATGCGTATGGGACGAGACCTTCGGCGAATCCATTGCCAATTATCTGAAGGAAGTAAATGATCTTGAGGCGCAGATAGTAATTATTCTGGGCCGTGCCCATGCGGAATATAAATTCAATACGCCCAACCGCGCTTTAAAGCGTTACGATAAACTCACATTCAAAACCATTATCCCGATAGAGCTCAATAAGCAGGGGCAGGTGGATTTTGAAAAACTGCT
- the carA gene encoding glutamine-hydrolyzing carbamoyl-phosphate synthase small subunit, which yields MKSSLKAVLVLEDGSIIHGLGFGAEKTVKGELVFNTGMTGYEAALTDPSYNGQILMMTYPLIGNYGVMPETDWESEKIQTEGFVVREICTQPSHRFSEKTIDAFLKAHDIPGIYGIDTRALTIKTRQSGTLRAILKTYEGDLPDSEKEILCYEARVMPAPERYNLVAEVSCKEPKWFAPESGHTKKRVALIDCGAKRNIIRELTARGCEVALLPYDISPEEIDKLNPDGILVSNGPGDPAHPEIIARTVKAIRAVCEKYPIMGICLGHQILSLVFGARTYKLKFGHRGANQPVKNRQDNRVYITSQNHGFAVDPASCPKELEIIGINVSDGTVEAMEHKKLPIFSVQYHPEASPGPWDSKYLFDRFIKLCQSAKT from the coding sequence ATGAAATCATCCCTTAAGGCTGTTCTGGTTTTAGAAGACGGTTCAATCATCCACGGGCTCGGTTTCGGCGCGGAAAAAACCGTTAAAGGGGAGCTTGTTTTCAATACCGGAATGACCGGCTATGAAGCCGCCCTGACCGACCCTTCCTACAACGGCCAGATCCTGATGATGACCTATCCCTTAATCGGCAACTATGGCGTCATGCCCGAGACCGATTGGGAATCTGAAAAGATTCAGACTGAAGGATTTGTCGTCCGGGAAATCTGCACGCAACCCTCCCACCGCTTTTCTGAAAAGACCATTGACGCCTTTCTTAAAGCGCATGATATCCCCGGCATCTACGGAATAGACACGCGAGCACTCACCATAAAAACAAGGCAGTCCGGCACCTTAAGGGCAATCCTTAAAACATACGAGGGCGATTTGCCTGATTCGGAAAAGGAAATCCTTTGCTACGAGGCACGCGTGATGCCCGCCCCGGAGCGCTATAACCTGGTCGCCGAGGTCTCCTGCAAGGAACCGAAGTGGTTTGCACCTGAATCCGGGCATACAAAAAAAAGAGTAGCTCTGATAGATTGCGGGGCGAAAAGGAATATCATCCGCGAGCTCACTGCGCGCGGCTGTGAAGTGGCCTTATTGCCTTACGATATATCCCCGGAAGAAATAGATAAACTAAATCCTGATGGAATCCTGGTATCCAACGGCCCCGGCGATCCGGCGCACCCGGAAATAATCGCCCGCACGGTAAAGGCCATCCGCGCCGTCTGCGAAAAATATCCGATAATGGGCATCTGCCTGGGCCACCAGATTCTGTCGCTGGTTTTCGGCGCGCGCACCTATAAGCTGAAATTCGGCCACCGCGGCGCCAACCAGCCGGTAAAAAATCGACAGGATAACCGCGTTTATATAACTTCCCAAAACCACGGATTCGCCGTTGACCCGGCTTCCTGCCCTAAAGAACTGGAAATTATCGGGATAAATGTCAGCGACGGCACGGTTGAAGCGATGGAACACAAAAAGCTCCCGATTTTCTCCGTGCAATACCACCCGGAAGCCTCTCCCGGCCCATGGGATAGTAAATATTTATTTGACCGTTTTATAAAACTATGCCAAAGCGCAAAGACCTAA